The following proteins are co-located in the Heliorestis convoluta genome:
- a CDS encoding HI0074 family nucleotidyltransferase substrate-binding subunit, whose amino-acid sequence METKREELTIHIEVLKRALATLEEVLPMPYTEIVRDATIQRFEYTFELAWKLFRKVAKIEGIDVASPRQALRTMYELKIIEDIDVWFEFLEDRNRTSHTYNRITAEQVFESAQRMPSILQQSLQKIEQKYTS is encoded by the coding sequence ATGGAAACAAAAAGAGAAGAACTCACTATTCACATAGAAGTATTAAAGCGAGCTTTAGCTACGCTGGAAGAAGTTTTACCCATGCCCTACACAGAAATAGTACGTGATGCAACCATACAACGTTTTGAATACACTTTCGAACTTGCTTGGAAACTCTTTCGCAAAGTAGCCAAAATTGAAGGCATCGATGTAGCATCACCACGACAGGCTCTACGAACCATGTACGAACTAAAAATTATCGAAGACATAGACGTCTGGTTCGAATTCTTAGAAGATCGCAATCGTACATCACATACCTATAACAGAATCACTGCCGAACAAGTATTTGAAAGTGCCCAGCGAATGCCAAGCATACTGCAACAGTCACTTCAGAAAATTGAACAAAAATACACAAGTTAA
- a CDS encoding nucleotidyltransferase domain-containing protein, which yields MDEDGSRVWQEQEGIRRKVLAAFQGHDIDLFLFGSRAAGESRANSDYDIGYYSDNPIAPNLIVTLKEELEELPIPAKVELVDFQKVTQKFIEIAIHKNKVIVWKQKEKNSLFT from the coding sequence ATGGACGAAGATGGCTCTAGAGTTTGGCAGGAACAAGAAGGAATCCGACGAAAAGTGCTCGCAGCTTTTCAAGGGCACGACATCGATCTTTTTTTATTTGGCTCACGAGCAGCAGGAGAATCTCGTGCCAATTCTGATTATGACATTGGCTATTATTCCGATAACCCTATTGCTCCTAATCTAATAGTAACGTTAAAAGAAGAGTTAGAAGAATTGCCCATTCCTGCGAAAGTGGAGCTAGTAGATTTTCAAAAAGTAACACAAAAATTTATTGAAATCGCCATCCACAAGAATAAGGTGATAGTATGGAAACAAAAAGAGAAGAACTCACTATTCACATAG
- a CDS encoding IS4 family transposase — MNNISIKQKMVIRQCLSMLPMEQYKCPLLNYEYDKLDTDGLIKIFVAAQLDGWRSYTEIEKRLKANPELCKVFGIETFSGSQLSRRINALPTELLRDLYTMVVEMLRTLTQHSKGLSKRIGILSILDATHLKLPENICDWAYVTKGWNVVKMHTRLIVASPDTAYPDKILPSTGNVSDFEGSDELIEKADVTYVMDRGYGCTKRMAKWQKDDISFVVRIKTQYTFKVLEEYKPTCTHVSKSAKIKFSTSDEAFRLVEFINEKGSIYRIVTTRWDLSEEEIMDIYKNRWMVETFFKWIKQNLKLSIIRSTEPQGIWNHMFIALIAYGLSLIVKLKMKTNKTHQQVLTLLRVYFYKTWGEFIEELYSKPQKTSKGRQKVPDKKKKLVKFPGTVAKIKGQDKKQKYLANIQNK; from the coding sequence TTGAATAACATAAGTATAAAACAGAAAATGGTCATACGTCAATGCTTATCGATGCTTCCCATGGAACAGTACAAATGCCCTTTGTTAAATTATGAATATGATAAACTTGATACCGATGGACTTATTAAAATTTTTGTTGCTGCTCAGCTTGATGGCTGGCGATCTTACACAGAAATAGAGAAAAGATTGAAGGCCAATCCTGAACTTTGTAAAGTATTTGGAATAGAAACGTTTAGTGGCTCTCAATTAAGTCGACGAATTAACGCATTACCTACGGAATTACTTCGAGATTTATATACAATGGTCGTGGAAATGCTTCGAACGCTGACACAACATTCAAAAGGATTATCAAAAAGAATTGGTATACTAAGCATTCTTGATGCCACCCATCTAAAATTACCGGAAAATATATGCGACTGGGCCTATGTTACAAAGGGATGGAATGTAGTAAAAATGCATACTCGACTCATTGTAGCATCGCCAGACACAGCCTATCCGGATAAAATACTGCCTTCTACAGGCAATGTAAGCGACTTTGAAGGTTCAGACGAACTGATAGAAAAAGCTGACGTCACATACGTAATGGATCGGGGCTATGGATGTACAAAAAGAATGGCGAAGTGGCAAAAAGATGACATATCTTTTGTAGTTCGAATCAAAACCCAGTATACATTTAAAGTCTTAGAAGAATATAAACCGACTTGTACGCATGTATCAAAAAGTGCCAAAATAAAATTTAGTACATCAGACGAAGCATTTCGCCTTGTAGAGTTTATCAATGAAAAAGGAAGCATCTATCGTATTGTAACAACACGTTGGGATTTATCAGAAGAAGAAATTATGGACATATATAAAAATCGCTGGATGGTAGAAACATTTTTCAAATGGATAAAACAGAATTTGAAATTGTCCATAATAAGAAGCACAGAACCTCAGGGAATATGGAATCATATGTTTATTGCCCTTATCGCATATGGACTTTCTCTAATTGTAAAATTAAAAATGAAAACGAATAAGACACATCAGCAAGTACTAACCTTGCTACGTGTTTATTTCTATAAAACTTGGGGAGAGTTTATTGAAGAGTTATATAGCAAACCCCAAAAAACATCAAAAGGTAGACAAAAAGTCCCCGATAAAAAGAAGAAGCTAGTTAAATTTCCAGGTACAGTTGCGAAAATAAAAGGGCAAGATAAAAAGCAAAAATATTTAGCCAATATACAAAACAAATAA